In Microbulbifer sp. THAF38, the sequence CTCTGCCGTCGCGACGAGTGCTCTGGTAAGCGAGGGCCGAGCCCTGTTTATTCCAAAGAATGACGCCATTGCGCGATTCGCCGTCGCTGAGCATTTTGCTCTTACCGCTGGCGCTGTCGAACAGGAAAACCTGCGCATACTCGTTGCCGCCGGCATCCATGGTGTAAGCCAGCTGCCGATGCTGGGGGCGGGTAAGCACCTCCCCGATAGGTTCATCAAAAAAAGTCAGTTGTCGACGGGTACCGCCGGGGCGCTCTACCTTGTGCAGCTGGTCCACTTCCCCAAAACGGGTACTGATATACATACCGCTGCCTTCCATATCCCAGCCACGGAAACTGGCTGAGCGTACGTTCTGGTAGCGGTCGAGTTCTTCCACCAGGTTCGCTGGGATTGGGGGAATGTCCTGTAACTGCAGTTGGCCATTGTTCTCGGTGCGGGTCTCCACCCCATGGGCAACAGTAGCCGCACTGAGCATTGCGGCGGTCACCAAATAGCGCCATTTCAACATAGTGTTCTCCTTGGCTAGCGCGCTGGGGCGCGCGTCTCTTGTTATTGGAATTGAGCGACCACATATTATCGGAATCCCTCCGGGGTATAACAGCCTGTAAACTCACAGAGAATGAGGCGAACACTCGCCGAGGTAACCCAAGTGACTGCAACAAATCCCAGAATTGTTTTTATTGGCGGTGCCGGCAATATGGCCGGTGCGGTAATCGGTGGCCTGCTGGCGGCGGGATATCCGGCGGATAGGATTGTGGCTACCGGGCGCGACCTCCTGAAACTCGAGGCTTTTGCTAAGCGTCATGGCGTGGTGGCGCACGATGATAATATTGCCGCGATTGATGAAGCCGATGTGATTGTTCTGTCGGTAAAGCCCCAGGTGATGCGCGATCTGTGCATGGATTTGCGCCCCCACCTGAAAGGACGTAAACCGCTGATTATTACTCTGGCCGCAGGTATCCCCCTGGCCGCTTACCAGCGTTGGCTGGGGGAGCATCTGCCGATTGTGCGAGCTATGCCCAATACACCGGCTCTAGTGCAGAGTGGGGTAACTGGGTTGTTTGCCGATGAGGCGGTAACTGCGGAGCACCGCGCCATTACTGAGCGCATAGTCAACGCAGTGGGTATCTCTCTGTGGGTGGATAAGGAAGAGGGAATCGACCAGGTGATCGCTGTAGCGGGGTCGGCGCCGGCGTATTTCTTTCAGTTTATGGAGGCGATGATCGACGCCTCCGCGGCCAGTGGCTTTGCCCGCGCCGACGCCGAGCGCCTCGTGTTGCAAACTGCACTGGGCGCCGCCAAACTGGCCATGACCAGTGATGTCGATGTAGCCCAGTTGAAGCGCAATGTGATGTCGCCGGGTGGTACCACCGAGCGCGCTGTGCAGCGCTTTGAGCAGGGCGGCCTGCCGCAGTTAGTGGCCGATGCCATGCGTGATTGTGCCGAGCGCGCTGCAGAGATGGCTCGCGAACTGGACCAATAAACTAATCAACACAATAAATGGTGCAGGCTGCGCCGCGAGTTAATCACTCTTTAGGGATTTTCAATGACAAGTACCTTTAGCAACATCGGCGTTTTCCTGGTGGCTACCCTGGGTATCCTCTACCTGTTTGCAGTGTTGATGCGATTCTTGCTGCAGTTGGCCCGTGCGGATTTCTATAACCCGATTTCCCAGGGCATTGTGAAGGTCACCAACCCACTGCTACTGCCTCTGCGCAAAGTGGTTCCGGGTCTTTTCGGTGTGGATATGGCTTCGGTGGTACTCGCCCTGCTTGTCGGGCTGGTAATGATTTTGGTTTGCGGTGCGTTTGCCGGTTTTGGCTTGTTCAATCCCCTGAGCGCACTGCTTTGGTCTCTGATCGGCTGTGTGGCTACCGTGATTGCGGTGGTGTTTGTGGGCATGTTGATCTCTATCGTGTTCAGCTGGATTGCTCCGCAAAGCAGCCACCCGGCGCTGATGCTATTGCGCCAGCTGCTGGAGCCCTTCTGCGCACCGATACGCCGCCTGATCCCACCTCTGGGGGTGATCGATATCAGCCCTATCTTCGTGTTTATCCTGCTCACGGTGGCGGATAAGTTACTACTGGGCTTTGCCGGTATGGCCAATATGCCGCGCTTCGTATACAGCCTCTTCTGGCATATCCCCGGTTTTTAAATCGGTGACTGTGCGCTTTTCTTCCACCACGCGCACTGGATCGCATCTGGCGCAGTGTTAGACTTTTATACTAACGATTACCGGCCCGTCTCTACTTTGAGTAGCCTGGGCCGGTAGCCTGCAGAGTATAAATAACAAGAACACTGTGAAATGGAAGACGCACTCCTACGCCAACATATCTCTGAATACGACCGCTGGAAGAAGAACCTGGATCGGCAGTTCGCCCAGTTCAGTCAGTGGTTACAGCAACATTTCCCCAACTCTGCCGGCGCCTGCCAGGTTGTGCAGCAGGCCCGAGCGCTACTGACTGACGATCAGTTCACTCTGGTATTTGTGGGCGAGTTTTCCCGCGGCAAAACCGAGCTGATCAACGCACTGTTGGCGCAGACCTACGGCCAGCGTCTGTTGCCCTCGAAGCCCGGTCGCACCACCATGTGCCCGACGGAGATCTTTAGCGATGGCGGAGAGCGCGCCAGCCTGCGCCTGTTGCCTATAGAGACCCTGGCGACCAATACCAGCCTCGAGAGCTTCCGGCGAATTCCGCAGAAGTGGGTCACGCACGAGTTCGACGCCAACAACCCCGAGGCGACCCGCGAAGCGCTGTTGAAGGTGGCCGCCACCAAGTCGGTATTGCCGGAGGAGGCCGCCCGTTATGGCTTCGATCGCCGTCACCTGGATGACAAAGGCAATTTGGTAGAAATTCCCGCCTGGCGGTACGCATTGATCTGCCTGCCACACCCACTTCTGGATCAGGGGCTGCGGATTATTGATACACCGGGGCTCAACGCCTTGGGCAATGAGCCGGAGTTGACTCTCAGCACGCTGCCCGGTGCCCAGGCCGTGGCATTCCTGCTGGCCGCCGATGCCGGTGTCAGCGGCACCGATATGAATATGTGGGAGACTCACTTGGCTCCCCTGCGCGAACATCGCGGCACCGCGGTTATGGCGCTGCTGAATAAGATGGATGTGCTCTGGGATGACCCAGACGAAGATGCGCAACAACTGCTGCGGCGCATGCGCTCCCAGGTTGCCAAGTTGCTGTCCCTTCCGCAGGAAAGTGTCGCCGGGGTCTCGGCAAAAATGGCACTGCTGGCGCGCCAGCAGCAGGATATCGAATTACTGCGTAAGAGCTGTTTTACCGATTTTGAGAAGCTGCTGGTTCAGCGTTTGCTGGAGCACCGTCAA encodes:
- the proC gene encoding pyrroline-5-carboxylate reductase, with protein sequence MTATNPRIVFIGGAGNMAGAVIGGLLAAGYPADRIVATGRDLLKLEAFAKRHGVVAHDDNIAAIDEADVIVLSVKPQVMRDLCMDLRPHLKGRKPLIITLAAGIPLAAYQRWLGEHLPIVRAMPNTPALVQSGVTGLFADEAVTAEHRAITERIVNAVGISLWVDKEEGIDQVIAVAGSAPAYFFQFMEAMIDASAASGFARADAERLVLQTALGAAKLAMTSDVDVAQLKRNVMSPGGTTERAVQRFEQGGLPQLVADAMRDCAERAAEMARELDQ
- a CDS encoding YggT family protein, with amino-acid sequence MTSTFSNIGVFLVATLGILYLFAVLMRFLLQLARADFYNPISQGIVKVTNPLLLPLRKVVPGLFGVDMASVVLALLVGLVMILVCGAFAGFGLFNPLSALLWSLIGCVATVIAVVFVGMLISIVFSWIAPQSSHPALMLLRQLLEPFCAPIRRLIPPLGVIDISPIFVFILLTVADKLLLGFAGMANMPRFVYSLFWHIPGF
- a CDS encoding dynamin family protein, which gives rise to MEDALLRQHISEYDRWKKNLDRQFAQFSQWLQQHFPNSAGACQVVQQARALLTDDQFTLVFVGEFSRGKTELINALLAQTYGQRLLPSKPGRTTMCPTEIFSDGGERASLRLLPIETLATNTSLESFRRIPQKWVTHEFDANNPEATREALLKVAATKSVLPEEAARYGFDRRHLDDKGNLVEIPAWRYALICLPHPLLDQGLRIIDTPGLNALGNEPELTLSTLPGAQAVAFLLAADAGVSGTDMNMWETHLAPLREHRGTAVMALLNKMDVLWDDPDEDAQQLLRRMRSQVAKLLSLPQESVAGVSAKMALLARQQQDIELLRKSCFTDFEKLLVQRLLEHRQKVAEHRSLHQALTLMADTRDLLKRRLNSGRAALMHLQRNSASTEEQLAELDQLQQTVREQHKLCHQELLTLKSSQRMLMRQSTSLLAPITLQQLQLLIDETSKALHKRWTPMGLAKAIDTFMEGVDCQLANLEREVDQANRLLDAIFERSSLKKVDSVEQYFTIRQFRMTLRGLHRQAAQLRRSPQLLLARRNRLSERFITTLASEVGRLYTEMGKAAENWLEQALEPLKQHTQYQKHLLNRHLIKLTELKQKTRSRHTDLRTLEDEVLRNDRALSGLEDLLRHNTSAPQPLAPAPRAHNVTPLKPALTT